The genomic region CGCGGTTGCGCAGCGCGTCGGCCCGGAGCTGCTGCTGGGCGGGGGAGGACGGATCGGGCGCCATGCTAAACGGATCGCGTTCCACTTTTGCCGGTCACCGGGCTAGTATAGGCCGCGCGGGCTAAACGGAGCGTGTTCCGTTTACTCGTGCCCGCGCCTCGAACCCCTGGCAGGAGCTTCGACATGCCCGACATGCCCGACCGCCCGGCAACAGTCCCGACGATGCGCGCCGTGCGCTTCCACACCTACGGCGAGCCCGCCGAGGTCCTGCGCCTGGAGACCGCCCCGGTCCCCGAGCCGGGCCCCGGACGCGTCCGCGTCGCCGTCCACGCCTGCGGCCTGGCCCCCGCCGACTGGGCCCTGTGCCGCGGCCTGTTCGCCGGCGACCTGCCCCGGGGCGTCGGCTGCGACGTCGCCGGCATCGTCGAGGCCGTCGGCGAGGGCGTCACCGGCGTCGCGGTCGGCGACCGCGTCTTCGGCACCGCCGACTACGCCGGCCGGCCCAGCGCCGGCGCGGCGGACCGGGCGGTCATGGACCACTGGTTCGCCGTCCCCGAAGGCCTGGACCTGGTGCGGGCGGCCGCGCTGCCGATGGCGTTGAGCACCGCGTACTGGCATCTCGCGCGCCTCGGCCTGGACGCGGGCCGCACCCTGCTGGTCAACGGCGCCGGCACGACCATCGGCTTCGCGGCGGTTCAGATAGCGCTGCACCGCGGCCTGCGCGTGATCGCCACCGCCGGCGACACCTACGCGGGCCGGCTGAAGGACCTCGGCGCCACGGTCACCGCCTACGGCGCCGGTCTGGCCGACCGCATCGCAGCCCTCGGCGACACTCCGGTCGGCACCCCGATCGACGCGCCGGTCGGCACCCCGATCGACGCGCCGGTCGGCACTCCGGTCGACGCGCCGGTCGACATCGTCTTCGACACCGCACCGCCCAACGGCGCCCTGCCCGAACTCGTCCGCGCCGCCGGCGGCGACCCCCGGCGCGTCCTGACCTGCTCCGACCTGGCGGCCGCCGCGGAACTCGGCGTGCGCGACTCGTTCCACGAGGACCCCGCGGCCTTCACCGACGAAGCGCGCTTCGGCCACTTCCCCGAGTTCGCGCGACTGGCCGCCGACGGGAAGTTCACCGTGCCGGTGGCGGGCACCTTCCCGCTCGACCAGTGGCGGACCGCGCTGGAGATCAGCGAGTCCGGACACGCTCGCGGCAAGCTCCTGCTGCTGCCCGGCGTCGAACGCTAACGTCCGGCTGCCGCTGCCGCTGCCGCTGCCGCTGCCGCTGCCGCTGCCGCTGCCGCTGCCGCTGCCGCTGCCGCCAGGACCGCCTCGGCGACCTCCGCCGGAGGCCGGGTGC from Catenulispora sp. MAP5-51 harbors:
- a CDS encoding NADP-dependent oxidoreductase, coding for MRAVRFHTYGEPAEVLRLETAPVPEPGPGRVRVAVHACGLAPADWALCRGLFAGDLPRGVGCDVAGIVEAVGEGVTGVAVGDRVFGTADYAGRPSAGAADRAVMDHWFAVPEGLDLVRAAALPMALSTAYWHLARLGLDAGRTLLVNGAGTTIGFAAVQIALHRGLRVIATAGDTYAGRLKDLGATVTAYGAGLADRIAALGDTPVGTPIDAPVGTPIDAPVGTPVDAPVDIVFDTAPPNGALPELVRAAGGDPRRVLTCSDLAAAAELGVRDSFHEDPAAFTDEARFGHFPEFARLAADGKFTVPVAGTFPLDQWRTALEISESGHARGKLLLLPGVER